From the genome of Solanum stenotomum isolate F172 chromosome 5, ASM1918654v1, whole genome shotgun sequence:
AGTACAGGATCTGATCCAGAGAGCTTGAGATGGAACCAACAGGCAGAAATTGTACACTGCAGATGGGCAATGTTGGGAGCTGCAGGAATTTTCATTCCAGAATTACTCACAAAAATTGGAATCCTGAACACACCTTCATGGTACACTGCTGGTGAACAAGAATATTTCACCGACACAACGACTCTCTTCATCGTTGAATTGGTACTTATAGGTTGGGCTGAGGGAAGAAGATGGGCAGATATCATCAAGCCTGGATGCGTTAACACAGACCCAATCTTCCCTAACAACAAGCTCACGGGGACAGACGTTGGTTATCCAGGAGGTTTATGGTTTGATCCCTTGGGTTGGGGTTCGGGTTCACCTGCAAAGATAAAGGAGTTGAGGACAAAGGAGATTAAGAACGGTAGACTTGCTATGTTAGCCGTTATGGGTGCATGGTTCCAACACATTTACACTGGAACAGGCCCTATTGATAACCTCTTTGCTCACCTGGCTGATCCTGGTCATGCCACTATTTTTGCTGTAAGTACAACCTCATTTTAGTACTCCTTCTGTTTCAGTTTATTTGTCTTACGTTCCTTTTTACTCTAtttaaaaagaatgtctctttgtCGAAAgtcttttttaatgttttaaatgATGTGTCAAGTgaaaactaaacaaacaaattgaaacggggAGTATGTGTCGTTTGTTTGGTTTGAAAGAAAACTCAAACCAGAgaaattgttgttgttttagaCTTATATGGAGAaactatatttttaaacattggAATCAAATGGTCTTAAATGCAGCATGGAGAAACTATATTTTTACCCTTTGTTTTTATTAACTAATAGCTCATTCTTTTGAAAAACTCTGGACTTACTACACTCATATCATTTACTCCGTttttcccaatttatgtggcaccatttgACTTAACACAGTTTGACAACAATTCGAGTTACTGAAGTTGTTTCTACATATGTTTTTCAGGCATTCAGTCCCAAGTGAGAAGCAGAAGCAGAACACCTTTTACTGTAATGATGTGTAAAAGTAACATTTGAAGTAGATTTGTGCAAAGAAAGCTTTAATGTTTCTTTTGCCACTCAATGTAGTATCCCTACATTTGGTTTGCTCTTCTGTAGAAAAAGACTCAGTGTACAAATACCTTTGAGAATTCGTATCagattaaaaaaatctatttatatatgttCGTTCCATTTGCATGAGAGAAGATTTAATTTTACCGCAATAGTTGACTAAGATAAATGGGGTGTGAGTAAGTTTTTTCTACAATTCACATGGATGTCCGATGTAAAGTAGCAATTGCATTACATCTCCGTTCCGCAGTAGGAAGAACAGTGTTGctctattgtactagatggaATATTTAGGATGTGTTCCTAGGACAAACTGAAACTGGAAAGAGGATTTCAATTAACCAAAAGTTTAAGTTTTGAATGAGGAATGATGATGTATATGAACATAATAAATGTTCTTGACACTTAGATAGATTAGACTTAGACATACATTTTATCTACAAATTGATGAGTGACAACCATAACTCAAACCCAATGGCGGAGTCAGAATTTTCAacgataaaattgaaaatatgaaaaaacaaaCATACTAACTAGTTTGAATTTGCAACTCGAGTGTCAGCAGCCGGTCCATTTAGGGTGACCTTTTTCGCATTCTCAACAAGTAGCTCAGCCAATTGAGAATTCGCCACCACAAAAATCTTTCCGTTGAATTTATTGTGAACCTGATCGTATCATCAAATCAACATTAACAAGCATagatcaaaatattaaaatttcatattaataCACCTATTTCATATTTCATCAAGTGGCGGTTCAAGCAAATAAGTGGCCTAAAGCCAAATATAAATAGGAGGCCTagcttttatttttgaaatccgaagttattttttccttttaatgaaAAAGCTTTATTATTTCTATGGTCTTAAActatataccaaaatattttttattcttgtgatcttaaacatgtcatgtaaaagttaaatttaaaaattgacaaaaaagaaagaaacattctttaatatttcaaaacgaactaaaagaatgacaaaatataatttattttttgtttaaaaactaattatattaataattatattattattaaaaatgggGCCCTCAAATTTGGAGGCCTAAGACGATTGCCTCATTTTTAAAGGCATTGAGCCGCCCCTGTTAATTTCATATCAATAAGAGAGAGATATGATGTGTGTTTCTTCCTCCTTTCACTTATGGTCATGCCTCAATCCTGCTTGTGTCACATTTCATAGTGATTAAGCATCACAACATGGAAAACCTGCTTGTTTTTTTGTTACCAGCATAGTTAATCCAAGGGCAAAGAGCGCCTTTTTTTCCAATTTCCAGCTTCAAGCTGAATACCAAGGTTGCTTTGTCGAATGTCACCCACGAATGAAAATTTTCTCACATATAATGCAGACATATCATGTAATAAAGCTTAACCAACAAATGTGGAATCATAAAAAAGGTACAGTTTCTAgctcaaaatcataaataccTTAATAAGAAAAACAGAGCAacattaattacttttaaaacaTAAAGGGATCGTTTGGTGTGATGGATATAAATTTTAAGTACCCTTTCAtattgggtggtatagtaatcccgggataaaataggtaaatgacaaatatatccctttaaatcattttcatacctcatttttcacatttatgtatatttacattatttttaaatatttactaattcttatttttatgataattattcatatttttctattaaaaaattacactatattaatataatttttatttgtgaatttatttgactaattcttacgtttattttaattttatttctcataaattttcttctctttaacaAACTAATGAGGGAAGttctatttttaagctaaataagaaaaaagttacATTTTTAAATACACATAGTACTTATCATGGGAATACATaagcaaaaatatttatgttaaataaaataaaagttttattttaaaaaatgaattactaaAGCTcgcaaagaaaatataaaaaaattaaataaagtgaagggtaattttgtaaacaaacaatttgttcttaaaatttatcaatatatattattttgaatacaacaaaccaaacactcaataagaaATAATCACAGCACAACTTATCTCATCATAATTAATCCCAACATaatttatcccatcataacgcatattttttttttatgacaagggaaacccgcagccgctaccctttgggtgtgcacagggtaaaactcccgctcctatgcaataacTCGCAAACCaaataggagaggtaacccgcactaggcaagcccggtgcgacgagctcgacccagaaggcaaaccccttgctttcgctggcaaggggttttgaacttgagacctccaatatggaagtcccaagcccaagccactgggccaccccgaagggtccATCATAACGCATATTAAAACCAAACAACCCCAAATAGTGCAAAAACACCTTTAAGAAACTTAAGAACCATGAGACAAAAGAAAGGGAGTCAATGAATCAtacttgaaaataaattttccaTCTTGAagtctcaacaacaacataccagtgGAATACCACAAGTGGAGtcggggagggtagagtgtacacaaatTACCCcaacctcgtggaggtagagaggctgtttccggaaGTCAGAAACTCATGTCACTAATATAAATGTGATGCATTGTCTTGTGAAGGATACTAATCACAGACATGTGGGTTTATTTACTTTGACAACAATCCACCAGCTTCTACCCAATACAGAAAGTGAAGCAAAAATTCACATGCAAAATTTAGCAAATAACTCCATAACACAATAAAATAAGGCAATAAGTTACTGGATATTACAAATCATGTAAAAATTCTAATAATGCGATTATGCATGTGTGTGTGGCAACTGAAGTACAAATAAAAGGACAAAGAATGAAGTAACTACAGTGACATCTGATTTTTTTCCATCTTAATTCTCTTTATCAAGGGTggtaatttatgtattatgtaaCAGAACCAAAGCTTCGGAAAAGAAAAGACCAAGTGAATCAAGGCAAGTCAAGAGTAAAGGGACACTTAGTCCTgttctaaaaatataaaaacaattcAACAGTAAAACAATTTTGACATAACTTTCTAGTATGATGGGGCTTCAGATTTGAAGCAATAGCATCTTTCTCTTGTCATCGCTGCTTCATTTTTCTCCCTGATTGTGCGTAAATTCAGAAAGGCCTCACGCAGTCCCTATTGCTTTCGTGAATGGTTCTATGAGATGAAGTTCATACTGATTTCATTGTCTCTTTGGATACTCCCTAGGTCCAAATATGGTGGATCCAATTCTCACATTGGTGCTTCCCATTTCTATCTGCAGTATAATGACAAAGAATCAACACATAATACGTCTACTTCTCTTAACAAGCAGTTTCCAAATGCAGCttatatatcctttaaatgAGTAAAATAGAACCAActcatatttttcataattcCATGCTTACTTCAGGAACAACACAGATTACACAAATAGTCAACAATATATATTAGGAAATCCATTGGCAGAAAAgcgaaaaaatgaattacatgGCCAGCTCGAACAGATGCAACTGATTCCAAAACTTGTTTTTGGTTCACAATACGAGAAAAATAAATCgcggaggaaaatatttttttgcattAGCAAGCTATGGGGGTTAAATTAAACTAGGGCAATCAAGAGATGGACGGGGTCTGCTTGCTTTCACATGACAAAAGCAGCAGTAaaataaaggcataatacataaatatgccctttaacttggcttcaaatcacatttatgcccttcaactttggatgtgcacaagtagacacttaaacttgtataaagttgaacaaatagacacacatgtcctacatggcatcctaCGTGTCATTTTTTGTCCTACCTGTATTGTGCCATGTAGGACTCGTGTGTTTACTTTTtctactttatacaagtttaagtgtctacttgtgcatatcaaaagttggaggacataaacGTAaaatgaggccaagttaaagggcacatttatgtattatgccaaaaatAAAACTAGCAAAGGAAATTTATCAGAAGTGATTCTCTCAATCAGAATCAACTTTTCAGGATGAAGAGATCAGATTTTTATGACAAGGTAAGACAAGACCAGCTTACCGCTAGCTCGAAGTCACTAGACATGCCCATTGACAACTCACATCGAGACTCCGCCATACCAAGCACCTTGCAAACTTCAGTTCTACAATTCAGTAGCGTCTATTGCATTACAACAAGAAAAATGGAGATCAGCAATTTGGAGAAATGGGGAAAATTGATGGAGTATGAGCATTTTTATAATGAAGCTCCCAAATGCATCACTCAAACCTATTCATTTGATAACAAACTTCTTAAAATTACTTAGCACAACAACATAAATGGAGATCAGCAATTTGGAGAAATTGGGAAATTTGATGGAGTTAATATGAACCTTTTTTGTCATGAAGCTTCCAATATGCGTGACTCAAAAACTATTCATCCAATAATAAACTTCTCAAGGATTCCATATACAAAAAATACTTGGCACAAGAAAAACATCCCTCTATTATACATAAAGGTCAAACTAAGGAAAGGGAATTCCCCATAACTATGACGAAAATTGTTAAGGTGACTATTAACATTGACGAAAAAGGTCAGTTTtcaacactaggtgatttcttccaaTCTGTCCAAGCCTTGATGGACAGAGATACCCAATATCTGCGCTGGTTGGGAGGTAGCAGGTACCtcatggaattagtcgaggtgcacacAAGCTTACCCGGACACCATGGTTATCAAGAAAAAATGTTTGCTTTCAGTAATTTACAACTGTTCTCCTTTGCATCTTTTATTAGTAAAGGATGGGACATCTTCAAACAGTTGAGAGAGCTAAGAATTCTTATATGTCATGACTCATGTACAACTGAATTACGGATGCATTACAGAATATCACCTTGAAGTTCTCTGGGGTTGAAGTGTAGTCAGGCTGTCCAATTGTCATTAGGCCAGAGAACTCAAGGTTTGGGCAATCCAGCTTGACATGTTTGGCAAGCTCTATGCAATTAGATGGATCAACACCAGATTTTGCTGCatatagttaaaaaaattaacaaatttgTCAGTTCCTTCGGAAGTAGAATGATTGGAGTCCTTTGGCCTTGAacgtcataaaaaaaaaagcatcgTACAATTCAATCAAACACACATTACAAGCAGTGGGAAAAAATCTAACAACTCAGATTCGAATTTGGTGAGATTTCACCTGCAGGTTAACCAGTAATCTGAGGACTTGAAGCAACGTTAGAAACCTTTCATAACCTAAACCATACTGCTACAAAAATACCAACAACCAAATAGCTTAAAAAGGGAAGCCCAGTGCACAAAGCATCCTGTGCTAGCAGAGTCCGCGGAAGGGCCACACCCAAGGGGTGTGATATAGACAGCCTACCCTAATGCAATGCAATGGTTAGTGGTTTCTTCCACGGCTTGTAGATCCTAATCACTAGAGTTGCTGTCAAGCTCGACTAGTCTCCCTCAGGATCTGCAAGCAAGAATGAGGAGAAAATATACTCACACTCTTCTCCGCTGGTATTAACTTGAACCAAAACCTTCAATGGCTGCCTGCCAATGCTTGAAACCGCACGATCAAGATAGTTTGCAAGCTGTAGAGAAGAAGTGTGGTATGATTGATCAAATTTGTTCAATTCAACAAATAATATGCATTTAAAGAGACTATAATCTAAACAAACGAACTTATTAAAGCTTCAAGGTGTGTTTGACTTGATGCACTTGAGCCgaggtctttcggaaacaacctctctacctccatggggtaggggtaaggtttgtgcacattctaccctccccagaccccacttatgggattacactgggtatgttgttgttgttgtaagcagAGAGACTACTCATCAAACTCATCAAGCTTTAAGAAACAGGTAAAGTCTTTACCTTCTGGTTATCAACACCGTGAACCATGGCTAGATTGGGAACAGCAGCTGCAATAATGGAGGTAAACTTTAGACAACTTTTATATGATATGCTTATCCGATTTACACATACAAGCAGAAATGCTTCCTGAGAGTAGGGAGGGGGGTTCTTGTTAGACACTTCAACTTTCAACTTACAATTTTCAGGTCCTTTGCACTAAATAACAAATTCCTAGTTGAAATTATAAAAGTGAATTAGAAGATAATACATCCAAGAGAAAATATGCAGGTTTGTAATTCACCAAGTTAAGCATCGAGAGACGATTTTGGCCCTGTTTGGATACAAAACAAAAAGGCTTGTACACTCTAATTAGACACTTCAATCTTACCTTACAGGCCCTAAGCACAAAATAACAGACTAGTGTTTTACCAAGATCGCAAttggaaaagaatcaaattaACCAAATATAGGATCCCATGGATCATTGAAGAAACAGATGCTTGCAACAAGAGGCGAATCCAAAATTTTGAAGTCTTCGTTGAGTACCACTGAACCACTAGTTGTGCAGTTGTATCATCACACAACTTCCAACCTCTCGTTGGAAAACCACAAAagtagagagagagagaagtgATGTCAATTGATGGATAATTTAGGGAAATTGgataataacaaaacaaaagatCGCACAAATACTTAGATGAGCCCGTACTCAGGAGTTGCTTCGCTTTATTGCTCTGCAGATGCCCGATATAATGCCATTCTATGTCCTCAGGAAGCTGCATATCAGCAGCACATAATCAATATTGCACAATGAGAAAAATCTGTCCGCAACAATCAACTACTCCATCTGTCCCAATTTACATGGCACTTTCTCCCTCTCAAGATTCAACAATTGTGAACTTTGACCAGCATTTTGAAGTATATCTTTTCAACATATTGACATGAGAataattgcaacttatagtacatagtactccctccgtttcaatttgtttgccctactttcctttttagcccatttaaaaaagaaggcatctttacttttttggcaactctttaatttcaactttacaAGTAAGATGTTTAAAAATCACATAGTTAAAGAATATTCGGTACATTCTTCATATATTTGGTTTAACACCACAAGATTCTAAATTAAAGGGAGTATAGTTTTTgcatatctaaatttttattttaaaatatcgaattgatctaatattaatcaaattgactcaAGAGAATGGATAGAATACCTTTTACGTCTCAATCCCAAATCAATTCGACTATATTATATCTATTCAGCTCTGTTTATAcacattttaaacaaaaagaatcagttttcttctctattttggGAACAATTTGCCACAACCTAAAGCTTAATTAGCATTACCAATGCTGAAAGGGAAACAGATGAATACCTCAGGAGCCTTCTGGATAATCTCTTGTACATAATTTTCACCAAAACAACGGTGACCGGCTTCATACACTTGGGTTATAAGAGAAATAGGCTTCGTCTTGCTAACGGCCACCACTCTCACGTCATCAGCACGGCGGCCGGACCTTTCAGCAACCTGCCGGACACGGTGGATCACTGACCGCAGCGCCGTCACAGCCAGACCCTCGGCAGCCGGAGCAGCCATCTCTCTGCTCAGCTATTTGTTTGGTCGCTGATTGTTTTACGTCGGGAAATAGAAACCGCAAAATAGATTTGAATTTCTTTATAaacaattttgttttctttttcctataaaaaaatatgcattattatttggaaataaatacaaaattgaaatggaagaactagtaatttttttaaaaaataaaatgattgtggtgaaataaatatgaaatttaaaaaggtTGTAcctaatatttatatattcgaataatttatgtttgatgATTAAAATGagaatatataaatgtgtttaTGAAGGAAAATTCAcgccatatacacatttaataGTAAATTTTACGGGTTTTAAACATACTTTTAAACAATTcttacttataacagtttatttACGGGTTATgacatatcaattaaatttaatttaatttaaaaatcaatttcaatttatttaataaatgattaatctgtttatatttttatattattaattaataatatttaattaattgatttcaGTTCCTTTTTTAAGACGGAAATCATCAGTTACACATATTAAGATTTACATAGATTAGACTTCTGTGTTTACTGTTACACTCCAAACCTCCCATACCTCAATTCCACCACCCTCCACCCATGCCTATTCAAATCTACACACCATCACCCCCACTTTCACCTTGTCTCTCCCATTTTTCTCACTAGCCAACTACACCATGTTCACAATCATCCGTTCAATTAAGTTTTCAACAAAAGAAATCCATTAAACGCCTCGAAAGAGTCCCAGATTGATTGAAGGAACTTATACTGATGAAGTTCATGCTCCAACTTTCAATATATTAactcacccccccccccccacccacccacctaAAATTGTTAAAAATCTGGCGAATATTGAAAATCAGGCGACGGGTGGTTCATCGCAGTTGAAGGAtcggaaagagaaaaaaaatgaagcaaagaaAAGGGCGACCTAGGCAaatcaaaaggggaagaagaggaagggaaAATTGTTGAAACCCTTTCTGATTACGATTCTGATTTTATTATAgaaatcaaaaacaaaaaaaaaacaaaaaaaccaaCAAATGTAGAAGTTGCTCGCTCaatcttcaaaaccatcaacaagaagaacaacaaaaaagaaggaatCAGAAATATCAACAtccaaaaaacacaaaaaaattgttagggtAAGtactatatttaatttattttcacattagtcaaaatagtgatttttttatatcacaTTATGCTTATTGTTGTTTTCGAAATATTTGTTTGTGTAAAAATTGTTCGAAATCTGGAAAAAATGTGTATGAATCTGAATTTAATGTTTGATTGATGGATATTGTATGAATTTTGATACAATATTGATATGTGAATGATATGAATTGTGTATTAACATTGGTGTGATTGTCTCTTAATTGTGTATATGGTATGAATTATTAAATTGGTATGCAATTTGTATGAATTGTTTAATAActctatttttgtataaattttgaataatttttatatgaaattggGACTTTTCCTATTAAGaaggtttctttttcaatttatccattaatgtattaaaattgttaaattatttttagcgTATGTCGATAAATTTATGAAAGTAGATTGATGAATGCCACATTGCACATGAAAATGGAATGATGTTTGAATAAAATTggtgtgaatttttttataaatatggtATAAGGCATTACTAAAATTTATCTATATGCATGTGTATGAAACATGAATAATACTTGTATGAacatacttttatatttttttatcaatgtttttatgattttgatttattttttatttaatttatatgatataatttaattataactaTCTTTAAACATGAATGTGTTTGTTGATATGTTGGTTTTCCTCGGGCAAGAGAGGTTTCAAcaatttttggaaaaaacaCCTTTTCGTGTATTTTATAACATGCACAACATAAAGATTCAATGTCAACTATTGCGGCATTTGatgattcttgaatttgaaaatgtcaGAGACGACATGTTTGTTGTGaaaataaacaatacaaaattaCGTTTTGGAATCAAGGAATTCACAGCGATAAGTCGATAACTGGTCTTAAATGTGGACTACTTAATGATTTTTTATCAGATCCGTCTATCCCAATAGACTTATCCTAAAATATTTTGGGGAAATGACCAAAGTCCCTAAGTTAGACTTCTTCAATAAGTTTAAACATGCTAACTTTTTTGAGGCTGAATATCGCTTAAAAATTGGCATTATGTACTTCATTACTTCATTTTTGACTGCTTCAAAGCCCTCCAAAACAACCATTCCTAAAttgtattttgatttggttGAGACCGGTCAATATGTCAACTTCCCATGGGTCATTGTGGATACTAAGAAGTGAACATCGATcactaactatatattttatctctatatcATTAATATCACCATCTATCATAAGCTGCGATGTTATCGCACTTACTAGACCACTATAAAGACTAGAAGATTCATATATAATCCCCTTcatttgaaaatcaacatatttccctgtttcattaaaaaaaaaaataacaattagtcATCCAAAGAACATATAAATTTCATCCACAAAAttcattataataacaacaaaactaTACACACTTGTCATTATcttttcatacaaatatcattcagacAATATTCTACAAAAtggatttcaaaaaaaataaaatttcacatttcatACCCACTTAATGCATATTTCATATAAACAATCATCActcataccaaatttatacACAATTGACATAACttatataaacaataaaatttcaaattttataccaactttaaaaccttttcatacatttcttcaaaattctaaataactttttttaaacattactgaacacactttcataccaaattcattcaaaactatacatttaatttatatttttaggaaaaaaaataatattcaatattataatcTTAATCTACGAACCCAATCTACAACAATAAACATATTTATATGCTATACATTTATGCTCAAATCATTCATATATTGCGCTAATTTTTCACGAAATCAACGTTTTGACATTAtacaaaataaccaaaaaacaaaaaaaaaaacaaaaacttacCAACACAGTCACTAATATTACAGTTTCACAAAAATTAATacgtattatgaacaaaatgtcttgtttatacaaaaaaactgaaaaattaaCTATAGTGACgatttacaaaaacaaaatcacataatgTGATTTACAGtttcattgttgttgttttttttttcatttcactgaaatacaaaaacaaattataaacaaTAACAAATACTAACATGAAGGATCCCATCTTCCACCATATctaattaatattgatacgCAGTCGTCtatcacaacaaaatcaagattttttttaaaaaaaaaacttcaattagtCGACAGTGACAAGATTTCTGGAAGAAAATCGAAGAGAGAAACGTgggagaaattttttttggattaaatcagaattttaattaaatttaataaattagagtgaattaaggaaattgaatattcttaattagtttgaatttccttaattcatgctaattaataattatcttcAATCATTTCAAATCTAATTAACACCCCTATTtctagtttttatctttttttttattccagaaacgttttattttaattttttttaaaacaaatattttcaattattaaaaacaactttttttttaataaattgttaGAACCTGAATTTTTTAatgttacaacttgaaagtttaattctactgctataacttgaaaatattagtctaataaatgtcatatattaaattttcacCCTATTAAATGTAATAAAGAAGATCCCATTTAGAGATTTTACGCAGATCTGAATAAATGATTTCATATGACATTCATGCTACGGTAAGTAATAACATGTATTTTGtggtaaataatatttttgaatcttatagttcaaaataaaaaatatatcaaatgtcttttaatcttgtgtGGAAAGTTGAAACTAAAGAGTTGTTAAAATAAGACTaattatgtaaattttttttttacaaaacaagacaaaaaaagaagtaggtcaaacaaattgaaatgaaggAATACAATAAATTCTTTATAGAGAAAATTATGCAGAATATCAAATATTTAGC
Proteins encoded in this window:
- the LOC125864638 gene encoding chlorophyll a-b binding protein 7, chloroplastic, with translation MASACASSTIAAVAFSSPSSRRNGSIVGATKASFLGGGRLRVSKYSTTPAARSATTVCVAADPDRPLWFPGSTPPPWLDGSLPGDFGFDPLGLGSDPESLRWNQQAEIVHCRWAMLGAAGIFIPELLTKIGILNTPSWYTAGEQEYFTDTTTLFIVELVLIGWAEGRRWADIIKPGCVNTDPIFPNNKLTGTDVGYPGGLWFDPLGWGSGSPAKIKELRTKEIKNGRLAMLAVMGAWFQHIYTGTGPIDNLFAHLADPGHATIFAAFSPK
- the LOC125864641 gene encoding uncharacterized protein LOC125864641, which translates into the protein MAAPAAEGLAVTALRSVIHRVRQVAERSGRRADDVRVVAVSKTKPISLITQVYEAGHRCFGENYVQEIIQKAPELPEDIEWHYIGHLQSNKAKQLLTAVPNLAMVHGVDNQKLANYLDRAVSSIGRQPLKVLVQVNTSGEESKSGVDPSNCIELAKHVKLDCPNLEFSGLMTIGQPDYTSTPENFKTLLNCRTEVCKVLGMAESRCELSMGMSSDFELAIEMGSTNVRIGSTIFGPREYPKRQ